In a single window of the Metopolophium dirhodum isolate CAU chromosome 2, ASM1992520v1, whole genome shotgun sequence genome:
- the LOC132939768 gene encoding serine/threonine-protein kinase 10 isoform X2: protein MSFLSGLKKVLHLGNNEAKKKKVFNNIHMDCDVDDFWEMIGELGDGAFGKVYKAQHRETGQLAAAKMCILEGEDDLADFMIEIDILAECKHSNIVQLYEAFFVNSKLWMLIEYCDGGALDSIMVELDRALIEEQIAYVCKYMCEGLAFLHKCKVIHRDLKAGNVLLTTSAGVKIADFGVSAKNKQTLQKHDTFIGTPYWMAPEVVLCETFRDNPYDFKVDIWSLGITLIELAQMEPPNHEMSPMRVLLKIQKSDPPKLEQPSKWSKNFNDFVAHALIKDPVQRPTADDLLKHPFVNGNIDPKPIRDLLLEYKAEVVEEEVVDEEPEESPQSTQLPPLDLDAVEDDTVSVKSEPETKVVAEVKPKIQNKREMDEESSDSKKIKTDEKTLEVCESEPVILSKDISSKKNVVKKHSENKGPAPPPPPLPPPSSVVKLVSNEESLNLPIVLKVQDTNQEKEKESVPELKELEVPKSKNNEYSEIHDSINNNSETEKQPIHIGEEENRSVSIQSIQLRKHDISSSRPISVAASNNGPIVNSTEDSQIRTRRRSSSASNRNQRRPSPPSLDKVLQMNQNIEKNKGKMPTAVMNELAGRLQNNQDETDRINNKDNIEQNDNLINGGTLVRVGSLSAIDSKVTVVTTTHPPVLQTHPPGLHTQVIIVADTNTKSQIEKKDEVVVINSSQADEEELDASHVSVITVGEEPSAKELGPWNSKEEVEVSKPICVPVNTDTNKVKMNGRATMVKPSDPTEVYIVVNNSTNVHKSSKHSDGIVVNNKHHVSPTRSTSRSHSDSGSVYSSGGQRTPPSAASTRTFDRSDAESVSTTISHDSRSSNKENNLPPREFEDEVVLRKKPEYSREMKRTSRNISKEELEIRNMKKKTRKRTRKFEVDGVVVTTTTSKVIYGDEDSSHGYNDQIFRKQELRELKMLQKQEQKQFQDLSFKAVISKEQQDKKFEQERMTLIKHYEADLDTMVKQQRQAVEKAETQQEADLRMTSKKIRLEQERELKEFREGLKQELRLLKQEVDLKPKERRKNLFKDKKEKLETEHEEREKLFLEKLNENHESSLSRLSDAHQEKIALMERQYLQQKQQLMRAREAALWEMEERQIHEKQQLAKRQLKDGFFLQRHQMLIRHEKELEQMKRMNIRKDEEMQKRQGVEKRSLPKRIRSEMKAREMMFRESLRISMATNPNPDTEYERNRLKKFQENEKKRYRNETLAFEMKQQRQLEELRIANDTTIRELEQLQNEKRKMLMEHETTKLKEQEELYARELREWKAHLKPRKQNLEMELARQAKGNSWNSRYSLPSSPGNTLLRREYSFSSLLSSPRLSSSSFRSPGSGFLPRRCANQFPNHSNQSTM, encoded by the exons ATGTCGTTTTTGAGTGGCCTCAAGAAAGTGCTTCACTTAGGTAACAATGAAGCGAAAAAGAAGAAAGTATTCAACAACATCCATATGGATTGTGACGTTGATGATTTTTGGGAAATGATTGGTGAACTTGGTGATGGAGCTTTTGGCAAAGTCTACAAG gcTCAACACCGAGAAACTGGACAGTTGGCTGCTgctaaaatgtgtattttagaaGGTGAAGATGATTTGGCTGATTTTATGATTGAAATTGACATTTTAGCCGAATGTAAACATTCAAATATTGTCCAATTATATGAAGCATTTTTTGTTAATTCTAAACTTTGG ATGCTGATTGAGTATTGTGATGGAGGTGCTTTAGATTCAATTATGGTAGAGCTGGATCGTGCATTAATTGAAGAACAAATAGCTTATGTTTGCAAGTATATGTGTGAAGGGTTAGCGTTTCTTCATAAATGTAAAGTTATACACCGTGATCTTAAAGCTGGAAATGTACTTTTAACAACTAGTGCTGGTGTTAAGATTG CTGATTTTGGTGTTTCTGCTAAGAATAAACAAACATTACAGAAACATGATACTTTTATTGGAACACCTTATTGGATGGCTCCTGAAGTAGTTTTATGCGAAACTTTTAGGGATAATCCTTATGATTTTAAAGTAGACATTTGGTCTTTAGGGATAACACTTATAGAATTAGCACAAATGGAACCTCCAAATCATGAAATGTCTCCTATGCGTGTAttacttaaaatacaaaaatctgaTCCTCCTAAATTAGAACAACCATCTAAATGGTCTAAAAATTTCAATGACTTTGTAGCACATGCTCTTATAAAAGATCCAGTTCAAAGGCCAACTGCAGATGATCTTCTTAAA CACCCATTTGTCAATGGAAATATAGATCCAAAACCAATCCGAGATTTATTGCTTGAATATAAGGCAGAGGTGGTTGAAGAAGAAGTTGTAGATGAAGAACCtgag GAATCACCACAATCTACTCAGTTACCTCCCCTGGACTTGGATGCAGTCGAAGATGACACTGTGTCTGTTAAAAGTGAACCTGAAACTAAAG TTGTAGCTGAAGTGAaaccaaaaatacaaaataaacgaGAGATGGACGAAGAATCATCAGatagtaaaaaaatcaaaacggaCGAAAAAACCTTAGAAGTTTGTGAATCCGAGCCAGTTATTTTGTCAAAAGACAtttcttctaaaaaaaat GTGGTAAAAAAACATTCGGAAAACAAAGGTCcagcaccaccaccaccacctctGCCACCACCATCTTCAGTTGTGAAATTAGTATCAAATGAAGAATCACTGAATTTACCAATTGTATTAAAAGTTCAGGATACTAAccaagaaaaagaaaaagaatcaGTGCCTGAACTTAAAGAACTTGAAGTACCAAAATCAAAGAATAATGAGTATTCAGAAATTCACGATTCTATTAACAATAATTCTGAAACAGAAAAACAGCCTATTCATATTGGTGAAGAGGAGAACCGCTCTGTATCTATTCAATCAATACAATTACGTAAACATGATATATCTAGCTCTAGACCTATATCAGTAGCTGCTAGTAATAATGGTCCAATTGTAAACTCTACGGAAGACTCTCAAATAAGAACTAGAAGACGGAGTTCATCTGCTTCTAATCGTAATCAAAGAAGGCCTTCTCCTCCATCTTTGGATAAGGTTTTACAAATGAATcagaatattgaaaaaaataaaggaaagATGCCAACTGCTGTTATGAATGAATTAGCTGGGAGACTTCAAAATAACCAAGATGAGACTGATCGAATAAACAATAAAGATAATA TTGAACAAAATGACAATTTAATCAATGGAGGTACTTTGGTAAGGGTGGGATCTTTGAGCGCAATTGATTCAAAGGTTACTGTTGTAACTACCACACATCCACCTGTTCTTCAAACACATCCTCCAGGACTACATACCCAAGTGATTATAGTTGCTGATACAAACACTAAGTCACAG attGAGAAAAAAGATGAAGTTGTTGTCATAAATTCGTCACAAGCTGACGAAGAAGAATTAGATGCTAGTCATGTGTCTGTTATAACAGTAGGAGAAGAACCTTCTGCTAAAGAATTAGGTCCATGGAATAGTAAAGAAGAGGTTGAAGTTTCTAAACCAATTTGTGTACCTGTGAATACGGATACCAATAAAGTGAAAATGAATGGACGGGCTACAATGGTTAAACCCAGTGATCCAACAGAAGTATACATTGTCGTTAACAATTCAACAAATGTACATAAAtcg TCAAAACATTCTGATGGAATTgtggtaaataataaacaccatgTTTCACCAACACGATCTACATCTCGTTCACATTCAGATAGTGGATCAGTATATAGTAGTGGAGGCCAGCGAACTCCACCTTCAGCTGCCAGTACACGTACATTTGATAGATCAGATGCAGAGAGTGTTTCAACTACGATTAGTCATGATAGTCGGAGTAGTAATAAAGAGAATAATTTGCCTCCTCGAGAATTTGAAGATGAAGTTGTTTTACGTAAAAAACCAGAGTATAGCAGa gaaATGAAGAGGACTAGTCGAAATATAAGTAAAGAAGAACTAGAAATAAGAAACATGAAAAAAAAGACAAGAAAACGAACAAGAAAATTTGAAGTAGATGGTGTAGTTGTGACAACAACAACTAGCAAAGTAATTTATGGTGATGAAGATTCCAGTCATGGATACAATGATCAGATATTTAGGAAACAAGAACTAAGAGAACTAAAAATGTTGCAAAAACAAGAGCAAAAACAGTTTCAAGATTTATCATTTAAAGCAGTCATATCTAAAGAGCAACAAGATAAAAAGTTTGAGCAGGAAAGAATGacattaattaaacattatgaAGCTGATTTAGATACAATGGTCAAGCAACAACGTCAAGCTGTGGAGAAAGCTGAAACCCAGCAAGAGGCAGATTTAAGAATGACTTCTAAAAAAATTCGCTTAgaacaa gaGCGAGAATTAAAAGAATTCAGAGAAGGTCTAAAACAAGAGTTACGACTATTAAAGCAAGAAGTAGATTTAAAGCCTAAAGAAAGGCGGAAAAATTTATTTAAGGATAAAAAAGAGAAGTTAGAGACTGAACATGAGGAGAGAGAAAAATTATTCCTTGAGAAACTAAATGAAAATCATGAAAGTTCCTTGAGTAGACTGAGTGATGCTCATCAGGAGAAAATTGCGCTTATGGAACGTCAATATTTACAACAGAAACAACAG ttaATGCGAGCTAGAGAAGCAGCTTTGTGGGAGATGGAAGAACGGCAAATACATGAAAAACAACAGTTAGCTAAAAGACAGCTTAAAGATGGTTTTTTCTTGCAGAGGCATCAA ATGTTAATAAGACATGAAAAAGAATTGGAACAGATGAAACGTATGAATATACGTAAGGATGAAGAAATGCAAAAACGACAGGGTGTTGAAAAACGATCTTTGCCTAAACGTATTCGCTCTGAAATGAAAGCACGAGAGATGATGTTCCGTGAATCTTTAAGAATAAGTATGGCAACTAATCCAAATCCAGATACGGAGTATGAACGTAACCGGCttaaaaaatttcaagaaaATGAGAAAAAAAGATATCGTAATGAGACGCTTGCGTTTGAAATGAAGCAGCAGCGACAGCTTGAAGAGCTTAGAATCGCAAATGACACCACTATTAGAGAGCTTGAACAGCTTCAGAATGAAAAAC GTAAAATGTTGATGGAGCATGAAACAACTAAGTTGAAAGAGCAAGAAGAGTTGTATGCTCGTGAGTTGAGAGAATGGAAAGCTCATCTCAAACCTAGGAAACAG aaCCTTGAGATGGAGTTGGCGAGACAAGCCAAAGGGAATTCATGGAACAGTCGCTATTCATTGCCTTCATCCCCTGGCAACACGTTGCTCAGACGAGAATATTCGTTTTCATCACTTCTCTCTTCTCCTCGATTGTCCAGTTCTTCATTTCGTTCTCCTGGCTCAGGATTTCTCCCTAGGCGATGTGCCAATCAATTTCCTAATCATTCGAACCAATCcacaatgtaa